The sequence CCGCATGGCCGTTGCTGCCCGTCACGCTCCCCGAGGTCGATCTCGCTCCGGGCGAGCTCGCCTCCCTCGTGGCCGAAGTCCCGGACGTGGAGCTGCTCGAGGAGACGTCCGCGGTCGCCGCCGCCGAGGTGCGGCTGCGCGAGCGCGAGAGGCGGCCGAGCCCGAGCGTGAGCGTGGTCGGCGGCGAGGAGGACGACGAGTCCATGCTCGGCATCGGTTTCTCGATTCCGCTCAACGTGCGCAACCGCTTCGTTCACGAGGTCGAAGCCGCGCGCGCGGATGCGCGGCGCGCGGAGCGCGAGGTCGACGACGTGACGATTCGTGCCCTCGCGGCGGCGCGCTCCGCCACCGCCCGCTACGAGCTCGTGAACGACGCCTGGTCCGAATGGACCGGCTCGGGCGCCGTGAGCCTGACGCAGCAGACCGAGCTGCTCGAGCGGCTGTGGCGCGCCGGCGAGCTCACCCTCACCGACTACCTCGTGCAATTGAATCAGACGCTCGAGACCCGGCGCAGTGCGCTCGAGCTGCGGCAGGAGCTGTGGGACGCGTGGTTCGCGTGGCTCGCGTCCACCGGGCAGATCGGCGACTGGCTCGGCCTGCCGGTCGAGTCGATCCGCGGAGATGCGGGCGCAGGGCCGGTTCCGAATCGATGACTGCGGAGGTTCGATCATGAACGTCCAGTGGAAGAGGCTTTGGCCGCTCGCCGCGGCCGCGGTGCTCGCGGCTGGCGCCGCCGGGCAGGAGCGGGCGGAGGACGAGCATGCCCACGGTCTCGACGAGGCGCACGAGGAAGGCGTGCTCGAAATGCCGGCCGGCGTGCGGGAGGCGCAAGGTGTGCTGACTGCGCGGGTCGGGCCGCGGCAAATGTCGGCGACGTTGTCCGCGCCGGGCGAGGTGCGCACGAACGCCTATCGCTCGAGTCAGGTCACGCCGCGGATTCCGGCGCAGATCGTGGCGCGCCATGCGCGACTCGGCCAGGCGGTCGAGGCCGGTGACCCGCTCGTGACGCTTTCGAGCGTGCAGATGGCCGAGGCGCAAGGCGCATTGATCGAAGCCGATCGCGAGTGGCGGCGCGTCAGCGAGCTCGGCCGTGACGTCGTTTCCGAGCAGCGCTACATCGCCGCGCAGGTGGCGCGTCAGCGCAGCTACGCGACGGTGCGCGCCTACGGCATGACGGCGGAGCAGATCGACGAGCTTCTCCGGCAAGGCGACGCCTCGCTCGCGACGGGCGAGTTCCGGCTGCCGAGCCCGCAGGCGGGCACCGTGATCTACGACGATTTCGTCGTCGGCGAGGTCGTCGAACCCGGGCGCGTGCTGTTCGAGATCAGCGACGAGTCGGTGCTGTGGGTCGAGGCGCAGCTGTCGCCGGAGGATGCCGCCAGGATCGCGATCGGAAGCACGGCGGTGATCTTCGCCGGCGACGGGCGTCGGATCGAAGGCAACGTGACGCAGCGTCACCACCGGCTCGACGAGACGACGCGCACGCAGGCCGTCCGCATCGAGGTCGACAACGCGGACGACGTGCTGCACGCGGGCGAATATGTCGAGGTGGAGCTTGCGACGTCCGCCGCCGAGGCGCGCTTGGCCGTTCCGGAGCCCGCGGTGCTGCTGATGGACGGGGTGCCGACCGTGTTCGTCGTGGACGGCAGCGAGATTCGGGCGAGGCCGGTGGAGGTCGGGGTCACGGCGTCGGGCTGGACCGAGATCGTCGCCGGGCTCGCGCCCGGAGACGAGGTCGTCACGCAAGGCGCGTTCCTGATCAAGTCGCTGATGCTGAAGTCGCAGATGGGCGAAGGCCATGCGCATTGAAGGACACGCCCGGTGCTGAGCAAGATCGTCGAAGCTTCACTTCGCTATAAATTTCTCGTCCTCATCGCATTCGCCGCCGTCGCGTTCCTCGGCATTCGCGCCGCAACGACGGTGCCGATCGATGCTTTTCCGGACGTGACCCCCGTCCAGGTCAACGTCTACACGGAGTCTCCCGGGCTCGCGCCGGAGGACGTCGAGCAGCTGCTGACTTTTCCGATCGAATCCGGCATGGCGGGGCTGCCCGGCGTCGAGCAGATCCGGTCCGTGTCGCTCTTCGGGCTGTCGTACGTGTCGGTCTACTTCGCCGACGACGTCGACATCTACTTCGCGCGCCGCCTCGTGAACGAGCGGCTGCAGGAGGTCGCCGAGCGCATTCCGGAAGGCTACGGCGTTCCCGAGATGGGCCCGAACTCGTCCGGGCTCGGGCAGGTGTTCTGGTACACGCTCGAGCAGGCCGACGCGAAGCTCTCGGGCGAGCTGTCGGCGATGGACTTGCGGACGCTTCAGGATTGGACGGTGCGGCTGATCCTGAGGACGGCTCCGGGCGTCGATGACGTGCTCTCCTGGGGCGGGCACGAGCGCCAGTACCAGGTCGTCATCGATCCGCTCCGGCTCATCGAGTATGGGCTGTCGTACCGGGAGATCATCGAGGCGATCGACGCGAACAACCGCCAGGTCGGCGGTCAGTACGTGAACCTCGGGCCGGAGCAGTATCTCGTGCGCGGGCTCGGCCTCGTGGACGGCGAGAAGGATCTCGGGAACATCGTCGTCGAGGTCGAGGACGGCACGCCCGTCTACCTCCGCGACGTCGCGCGCATCGAGCAGGCGCCCGGGCTCCGCTTCGGCGCCGTCACGCGCGACGGCAAGGAGGTCGTGCTCGGCATGGCGTTGTCCCGGATCGGCACGAACGCGGCCGACGTCGTCGAGGCGGTGAAGGAGAAGGTCGAGACGGTCCGCTCCGCGCTGCCCGACGGGGTCGTCCTCGACCCGGTCTACGAGCGGTCGGATCTCGTCGAGCAGGCGGTCGGTACCGCGGAGCGCGCGCTGATCGAAGGCTCGATCCTCGTCGCGATCGTGCTGTTTTTGTTTCTCGGCGAGCTCCGGGCGGCCGTCGTCGTGATCGCCGCGCTGCCGCTCGCGATGCTGATTGCATTCATCTTCATGGAAAGGGCCGGCCTCTCGGCGAACCTGATGTCGCTCGCCGGGCTCGCGATCGGCATTGGCATGATGGTGGACGGCGCGGTCGTCATGGTCGAGAACTTCTATCGGATCATGGCCGAGCGGCAAGCCGAAGGCCGCGAGGTCGACCGAACCGAAGCCGTGCTCGCGGCGGCTAAAGAGGTCGCGAATCCGATCGCGTTCGCGATCCTGATCATCATCGTCGTGTTCCTGCCGCTCTTCAGCCTCGAAGGTCTCGAGGGGAAGCTCTTCAAGCCGATGGCGTTCAACATCAGCTTCGCGATGGCGGGCTCGCTGATCCTCACGATGACGCTGATCCCGGTGCTCGCGGCGATCATCCTCAGGCCGAAGGAGGGGCGCGACACGCCGCTCGTGCGCGCCGTCAAGCGCCGTTACGTGCCGCTTCTCGCATGGTCGCTCGCGCACCGGAAGATCGTGCTCGCGGGCGCGGCGGCTCTGCTCGTCGCGAGCCTCGTGCTGTATCCGTTCCTCGGCAAGGAGTTCATGCCGCAGCTTCGAGAGGGCGCGATCATGTGGCGGGTCACGTCCATTCCGTCGACGTCGCTCGAGCAGTCGATCGAGATCTCGAAGCGCATCGAGAACGCGCTCGGCGAGTATCCGGAGGTGACGACGACGATCGCGATGATCGGCCGGGCGGAGAAGGGCGAGACGGCGGACGTCAACTACATGGAGATCTACACGGGCCTCGTTCCGCCCGACGAGCGAGAGCGCTCGATCGCCGAGCTCACGGAGGCGATGCGCGAGACGCTCGAGGAGATCGTGCCGACGGCCGTGTTCGCGTACACGCAGCCGATCCAGATGCGTGTCGAGGAGCTGATCTCGGGCGTGCGCGCGACGCTCGCGGCGAAGCTCTACGGCGAGGATCTCGCCGAGCTCGACCGGCTGAGCGCCGAGGTGCTCGACGTCATCGCGCAGGTGCCGGGCGCCGCGGACCTTTCGCTCGAGGCCAATCTCGGCAAGCCGCAGATCAGGATCGAGGTCGATCGCGGGCAGCTCGCCCGGTACGGCATGAACGCGGACGACGTGCTCACGATCGTGCGCACCGGCATCGGCAACGAGCCGGTCTCGACGTTGATCGACGGTGTCCGGCGCTTCGACATCACCGCGCGAATCGACGACGCCTCGAAGACCTCCGTGGAGGCGATCCGCAACATCCCGCTCGAGACCGCGACCGGCGCGATCGTGCCGCTGTCGCGGGTCGCGCGCGTTTCGGTCGCGGAGGGCTACTCGTTCATCCGGCGCGAGCAGCTCCAGCGCTACGCCGTCATTCAGATGGACGTGCGCGGCCGCGACGTCGACAGCTTCGTGCAGGACGCGAACGCCCTGATCGAGGAGCAGGTCGATCTGCCGCCGGGCTATTGGATCGAGTGGGGCGGCGCGTTCGAGAACCAGCAGCGGGCTCTGACGCGGCTCGCGGTAATCGTGCCGGTGACCGTCTTCTTCATCTTCGTGCTGCTCTACACGGCCTTCAACTCGATTCGCTACGCTGCGCTGATCATCGCCAACGTGCCGTTCGCGATCATCGGCGGCGTCTTCGCCCTTTGGATCACCGGGCAGTATCTCTCGGTGCCCTCGGCGATCGGCTTCATCGCCGTGTTCGGCGTAGCGATGCTGAACGGGATCGTGCTCGTCGCGTTCATCAACGAGCTGCGGCGAAGGGGGCTCGGGGTGGCGGAGGCCGTCCGCGTCGGCGCGGAGCGCCGGCTTCGGCCGGTGCTGATGACCGCGAGCGTCGCGATCCTCGGGTTGATCCCGATGCTCTGGGCGACCGGGGCGGGCGCGGAAACGCAGCGGCCGCTCGCGACGGTCGTCGTCGGCGGGCTCGTCACGTCCACGGCGCTCACGCTGCTGTTGCTTCCCGTGATCTACGAGTGGATCGAATCGGGGAGATCGCGGGGGCCTACCGCATGAGCGCCGTCGTCGCGCCGCCTATCCCTGCCGGCGGCCGCGGCGCTCGACGGCCTCCCTTAGCGCACGCACATGCGCGGGCCTGGTCCCGCAGCAGCCGCCGATGACTCTCGCGCCGGCCGCGATCCACTCCGCGGCGAGCGCCGCGAGCCGGTCGGGGCCGAGCGGCTCCGCGGCCGGGACGCGCCGGCCGGCATAGCCGCCGAGCTCCGGATATGCCCCGATCACGGCGCAGCCGCGGGCTCGAAGCGCCGCGAGGGCCGGGGCGACGGCGTCGGGCGGCGTGTGCATCACGTTGACCACGTCGGGCGCGTAGACGAGGAGCGCGTCGAGCACCGCGGCGAGCGGGATCTCCGGGAAGTCGTACGCGACGAGCCGGCCGTTCGCGTCGAGCCGGGCGCTGACGCCGATCCAGAACGGCAGGCCGGTGTCCCGCGCCGCCTCGCACGCGCGCGGCGCGTGCTCCGTGTCCTCCATCATCTCGAGCGCGAGCAGGTCGACGCCGAGGTCGGCGAGGAGCGCCGCGAGCTCGGCATAGGCGGCACGCTCCGCCGTCGCGTCCGGATAGGCGTTCACGTCGAAGCGGGGAGGCAGGCAAGAGATCGAGCCCGCGATCGCGACGTCGGCCGCGGCGATCTCGCGCGCTCGCATCGCGGCGCTGACCGCCGCGCGGTTGAGCTCCTCGAACCGGTGACCGAGGCCGGCCGCGTCGAGAACGAATCGGCTCGCGGCGAACGTGTTCGTCGTGACGACCTCGGCGCCGGCGCGGATGTAGTCGAGATGGATCGACGTCAGCACGTCCGGATGCGTGAGCGCGGCGGGAGCGCTCCACGCCGCGTCGTCGGGCGTTACGCCGCGGCGGCGAAGCTCCGTGCCGGTCGCGCCGTCGACGACCAGGATTCCGCCGGCCTCGAGCTTTCTGCGCCAGCTATCCGTCACGGAGACGGCGCGGCCTCGGGCGGCGCGGCCGCGGCCGGCGGCGGCCCGGGCGCCGCGACGGTTCCCGGCTCGACCTCGCCGAGCGTGCCGTCGAGACCGAAGAGCCAGACGCTGTCGCCGCGAACGGAGCCGGCGAAGAGATTGCCGGCGGAATAGGCGACGACGTATTCCCGGCCGTCGTGGCGGAACACGGTGACGGGCGCGTTCATTCCGGCGCCGGTCTGGAACTCCCACAGCAGCGTGCCGTCGCTCGAGTCGAGCGCCGTGAGCCGGCCGTCGCTGCGGCCGACGAAGACGAGCCCGCCGGCCGTCGCGACCGCGCCGCTGTAACAAGGCTCCGGCCAGTGCTGCTGCCAGACGAGCCGATTCGTGCGCATGTCGAGCGCCGCGAACACGCCGAGCGAATGGAGATGGAAGCCGCCGAATCCGCCGGCGATGTACGTCGCGCCTTCGGGCGGGCGCTCCGGTCCGACCTCCTCCGCGAGATAGGCCCAGATGCGGTCGGCCGCGCAGACGTAGAGGTAGCCGGTCGTCGGGTCGTAGGCGCTCGGGGGCCAGTTCGCGCCGCCGCCGACGCCGGGCTTCACGGCGACGGGCGACGTCCAGAACGGCGTGAAGATGCGGCCCTGGTTCACGAGCGTCACGCCTTCCGGCGGGATCGGGATCGACTGCGGCACGAACGCGTCGCCGACGGGGTAGGGCTGCGTCGCCGCCGTCGCTTGCCGCGGCTCCTGCGGGACCGGCCGCTCCTCGATGCCGATCAACGGCGTGCCGTTCGTCCGGTCGAGGATGTAGACCCACCCGGTCTTGCTGGCCTGCGCGAGGCCCTTGCGGACCTCGCCGTCGATCTCGAGATCGAACAGCACGACCGGGGCCGGGCCGTCGTAATCCCAGATGTCGTGATGGACCTGCTGGAAGTGCCAGCGGTATTCGCCGGTCTTGGCGTCCACGGCGACGATCGACGCGGAGAAAAGATTATCGCCGGCGCGGATCGAGCCGTTGTAGTCCGGCCCGGGGTTGCCCGTCGAGAAATAAAGGAGACCGAGCTCCGGATCGACGGCCGGCGTCTGCCAGACCGGCGCGCCGCCGTCCATCCAGACGTCGTTGTCCTGCGGCCAAGTGTCGTGCCCGACCTCGCCGGGCCCCGGGATCGTGTAGAACGTCCAGACGAGCGAGCCGTCATCGGCGTCGTAGGCCTTGACGCGCCCGCGGATGCCGCGCTCGCCGCCGGCGAAGCCGGTGATCACGAGCCCGTCGTAATAGAGCGGTGCGCTCGTGATCGTATAGCCCTCCTGCCAGCGCTCGGCCTGCACGGACCAGACCACGGCGCCCGTTTGCCGATCGAGCGCGACGAGCTTGCCGTCGAGCTGGCCGACGTAGACCTTGCCGTCGCCGAAGCCGACGCCGCGGCTCGTCCAGCCGCAGCAGACCGCGTCGTTCGCGGGATCGAGGTTCGCGCGGTAGTCCCAGAGGATCTCGCCCGTCTCGACGTCGATCGCGAACACGTCGTCGGCGCCGGTGACGATGTAGATCACACCGTCGACGACGATCGGCTGCGCCTCGCCGGAGTACTGCGGTCCGACGCCGGAGGCGCCGAGGCGCGTGCGCCAGACGCCCTTCAGCCGCGCGACGTTCCCGCGGTCGATCTCGGCCAGCGGCGAGTAGCGCCGGTTGTAGAGATCGCCGCCGTTCGTCGGCCAACCGTCGGTCGGCGGCTCCGTGAGCGCCCGCATCTCGTCGGCCGGCGCGGCCTGCCCGCAACCCGCCGCGAGCCCCGCCGCCGCCACCAAAAATGGTGTCAGACACCTTTTCCAAGAAAATCGTGTCAGACACCCTTTTTTGAAATCCATCGCGCCCTCGCTGCTAGCGCGTTCCGAGCTCGCGCACGTAGGCGCTCACGTCGCGGATCTGCTCGGCCGTCAGCGCGCCGCCGAAGGCCGGCATGTCGTTGCGGCCTTCGCTGACGATCTGGATGATCGTGCCGAGGGTTCGAGCTTCGGTGAAGGCGGGGCCGCCGCCGTGGCCGCCTTCGCCTTCCGCGCCGTGACAGAACGAGCACGCGGTCGCGTAGACGGCCGCGCCGCTCTCGACGTTCGCGGCTTCCTCGATGTCCCGAGGCAAGCTCATGATCGCGCTGGCCGGCTCGGCCGCGTCGAGCGTGCCTTCGAGCCCGAAGAGCCAGACGCTGTCGCCGCGGGCCGAGCCGGCGAAGAGATTGCCGGCCGAGTACGCGGCGACGTACTCGCGCCCGTCGTGCTCGAACACGGTGACCGGGGCGTTGACGCCGGCGCCGGTCTGGAACTCCCACAGCTTCTCCCCGGTGCTCGAGTCGAGCGCCGTGAGCCGTCCGTCGTTGCGCCCGACGAAGACGAGCCCCCCGGCCGTCGCGACCGAGCCGCTATAGCAGTTGTCCGCCCAGTGCTGCTGCCATACGAGACGGTTCGTGTGCATGTCGACGGCCGCGAAGATGCCGAGGCGCGGCAGGCTCGTTCCGCCGAAGACGCCGGCCGCGTACAGCGCGCCGGGCTCCGGCCGCGACGCATCGATCTCCTCCGCCTGATAGACGCCGATGCGGTCCGTCGCACAAACGTAGAGGTAGCCCGTGCGCGGGTCGTAAGAGCTCGGGGGCCAGTTCGCACCGCCGCTGATCGAGGGCTTCGCGACGATCGGCTGCTCGGTCCAGAACGGCGTGAAGATCCGTCCGCCGTTCACGAGCCGATAGCCTTCCGGCGCGATGTCGATCGACTGCGGCACGAACGCGTCGCCGACGGGATAGGGCTGCGTCGGCGACGTCGCTTGCCGCGGCTCCTGCGGGACCGGCCTCTCCTCGATGCCGATCAACGGCGTGCCGTCCGTCCGGTCGAGGATGTAGACCCAGCCCGTCTTGCTCGGCTGCGCGATCCCCTTGCGCAGCGCGCCGTCGATCTCGAGATCGAACAGCACCACCGGGCTCGGGCCGTCGTAGTCCCAGATGTCGTGATGGACCTGCTGGAAGTGCCAGCGGTACTCGCCGGTCTTCGCGTCCACGGCGACGATCGACGCCGAGAAGAGGTTGTCGCCCGCGCGGACGGCGCCGTTGTAGTCCGGGCCCGGATTCCCGGTGGAGAAATAAAGGAGGCCGAGCTCCGGATCGACGGCCGGCGTCTGCCAGACGGACGCGCCGCCGTGGTGCCAGACCTCGTTGTCTTGCGGCCAGGTGTCATGGCCGACCTCGCCGGGCCCCGGAATCGTGTAGAAGGTCCAGACGAGGGCGCCGTCGTCCGCATCGAACGCTTTCACGCGGCCGCGGATGCCGTATTCGGCGCCGGCGAAGCCCGTGATCACCAGACCGTCGTAGTAGAGCGGCGCGCTCGTGATGCTGTAGCCTTCCTCGGCCCGCTCCGCCTGCACCGACCAGACGACCTCGCCGGTCCGCTGGTCGAGCGCGACGAGCCGGCCGTCGAGCCGCCCGACGAAGACCTTGCCGTCGCCCAATCCCACGCCGCGGCTCGTCCAGCCGCAGCAGATCACCGAGCCGATCGAAGGATCGAGGTTCGCGCGGTAGTCCCAGAGGATCTCGCCCGTCTCGACGTCGATCGCGAAGACGTCGTCGGCCCCGGTAACGATGTAGAGCACGCCTTCGTAGACGAGGGGCTGCGCCTCCCCGGAGTACTGCGTGCCGACGCCCGAGCCTCCGAGGCGCGTGCGCCAAACGCCCTTCAAGCGGGCCACGTTGTCGCGGTCGATCTCGTCGAGCGCCGAGTAGCGCCGGTTGTACCAATCCCCGCCGTTCGTCGCCCAGTTCTCCGCCGCCGGATTCACGAGCGCATCGCCGGTGAAGGCCGGCGCGAGCGCGATGCCGCTCTTCTGAGCGAGGCCGGCGGCCGGCAGCACACCGAGAAGCAGCGCCGCGGCGACGCGGATCGGCGCGCCTCGGCCCCCGATCCGCGCGCCTCGGCCGCCGATTCGCCGGCGGCCGCTCGACCGTCGCCCACACGATGATCCGCCGCTT is a genomic window of Gammaproteobacteria bacterium containing:
- a CDS encoding PQQ-binding-like beta-propeller repeat protein: MLPAAGLAQKSGIALAPAFTGDALVNPAAENWATNGGDWYNRRYSALDEIDRDNVARLKGVWRTRLGGSGVGTQYSGEAQPLVYEGVLYIVTGADDVFAIDVETGEILWDYRANLDPSIGSVICCGWTSRGVGLGDGKVFVGRLDGRLVALDQRTGEVVWSVQAERAEEGYSITSAPLYYDGLVITGFAGAEYGIRGRVKAFDADDGALVWTFYTIPGPGEVGHDTWPQDNEVWHHGGASVWQTPAVDPELGLLYFSTGNPGPDYNGAVRAGDNLFSASIVAVDAKTGEYRWHFQQVHHDIWDYDGPSPVVLFDLEIDGALRKGIAQPSKTGWVYILDRTDGTPLIGIEERPVPQEPRQATSPTQPYPVGDAFVPQSIDIAPEGYRLVNGGRIFTPFWTEQPIVAKPSISGGANWPPSSYDPRTGYLYVCATDRIGVYQAEEIDASRPEPGALYAAGVFGGTSLPRLGIFAAVDMHTNRLVWQQHWADNCYSGSVATAGGLVFVGRNDGRLTALDSSTGEKLWEFQTGAGVNAPVTVFEHDGREYVAAYSAGNLFAGSARGDSVWLFGLEGTLDAAEPASAIMSLPRDIEEAANVESGAAVYATACSFCHGAEGEGGHGGGPAFTEARTLGTIIQIVSEGRNDMPAFGGALTAEQIRDVSAYVRELGTR
- a CDS encoding PQQ-binding-like beta-propeller repeat protein; the encoded protein is MAAAGLAAGCGQAAPADEMRALTEPPTDGWPTNGGDLYNRRYSPLAEIDRGNVARLKGVWRTRLGASGVGPQYSGEAQPIVVDGVIYIVTGADDVFAIDVETGEILWDYRANLDPANDAVCCGWTSRGVGFGDGKVYVGQLDGKLVALDRQTGAVVWSVQAERWQEGYTITSAPLYYDGLVITGFAGGERGIRGRVKAYDADDGSLVWTFYTIPGPGEVGHDTWPQDNDVWMDGGAPVWQTPAVDPELGLLYFSTGNPGPDYNGSIRAGDNLFSASIVAVDAKTGEYRWHFQQVHHDIWDYDGPAPVVLFDLEIDGEVRKGLAQASKTGWVYILDRTNGTPLIGIEERPVPQEPRQATAATQPYPVGDAFVPQSIPIPPEGVTLVNQGRIFTPFWTSPVAVKPGVGGGANWPPSAYDPTTGYLYVCAADRIWAYLAEEVGPERPPEGATYIAGGFGGFHLHSLGVFAALDMRTNRLVWQQHWPEPCYSGAVATAGGLVFVGRSDGRLTALDSSDGTLLWEFQTGAGMNAPVTVFRHDGREYVVAYSAGNLFAGSVRGDSVWLFGLDGTLGEVEPGTVAAPGPPPAAAAPPEAAPSP
- a CDS encoding efflux RND transporter periplasmic adaptor subunit, with product MNVQWKRLWPLAAAAVLAAGAAGQERAEDEHAHGLDEAHEEGVLEMPAGVREAQGVLTARVGPRQMSATLSAPGEVRTNAYRSSQVTPRIPAQIVARHARLGQAVEAGDPLVTLSSVQMAEAQGALIEADREWRRVSELGRDVVSEQRYIAAQVARQRSYATVRAYGMTAEQIDELLRQGDASLATGEFRLPSPQAGTVIYDDFVVGEVVEPGRVLFEISDESVLWVEAQLSPEDAARIAIGSTAVIFAGDGRRIEGNVTQRHHRLDETTRTQAVRIEVDNADDVLHAGEYVEVELATSAAEARLAVPEPAVLLMDGVPTVFVVDGSEIRARPVEVGVTASGWTEIVAGLAPGDEVVTQGAFLIKSLMLKSQMGEGHAH
- a CDS encoding homocysteine S-methyltransferase family protein; this encodes MTDSWRRKLEAGGILVVDGATGTELRRRGVTPDDAAWSAPAALTHPDVLTSIHLDYIRAGAEVVTTNTFAASRFVLDAAGLGHRFEELNRAAVSAAMRAREIAAADVAIAGSISCLPPRFDVNAYPDATAERAAYAELAALLADLGVDLLALEMMEDTEHAPRACEAARDTGLPFWIGVSARLDANGRLVAYDFPEIPLAAVLDALLVYAPDVVNVMHTPPDAVAPALAALRARGCAVIGAYPELGGYAGRRVPAAEPLGPDRLAALAAEWIAAGARVIGGCCGTRPAHVRALREAVERRGRRQG
- a CDS encoding TolC family protein → MHKRFLWAAAAMLAGPPLQAQAPIAAERIAPVDAPALAGLVAAALAEHPAVLAAEAGLDREQALARAAARPLFNPEIELDYESAATDDTALRLTQTLDFAGRRSARTRVAERRIDATAQRVAVSRRDLALEVLTALGAYWTADGLVQLATRRSELLERVADVAAQRARLGDAPRSDLNLANLARAQARMERARAAADLAEAEAALQALVADPPAAWPLLPVTLPEVDLAPGELASLVAEVPDVELLEETSAVAAAEVRLRERERRPSPSVSVVGGEEDDESMLGIGFSIPLNVRNRFVHEVEAARADARRAEREVDDVTIRALAAARSATARYELVNDAWSEWTGSGAVSLTQQTELLERLWRAGELTLTDYLVQLNQTLETRRSALELRQELWDAWFAWLASTGQIGDWLGLPVESIRGDAGAGPVPNR
- a CDS encoding CusA/CzcA family heavy metal efflux RND transporter, encoding MLSKIVEASLRYKFLVLIAFAAVAFLGIRAATTVPIDAFPDVTPVQVNVYTESPGLAPEDVEQLLTFPIESGMAGLPGVEQIRSVSLFGLSYVSVYFADDVDIYFARRLVNERLQEVAERIPEGYGVPEMGPNSSGLGQVFWYTLEQADAKLSGELSAMDLRTLQDWTVRLILRTAPGVDDVLSWGGHERQYQVVIDPLRLIEYGLSYREIIEAIDANNRQVGGQYVNLGPEQYLVRGLGLVDGEKDLGNIVVEVEDGTPVYLRDVARIEQAPGLRFGAVTRDGKEVVLGMALSRIGTNAADVVEAVKEKVETVRSALPDGVVLDPVYERSDLVEQAVGTAERALIEGSILVAIVLFLFLGELRAAVVVIAALPLAMLIAFIFMERAGLSANLMSLAGLAIGIGMMVDGAVVMVENFYRIMAERQAEGREVDRTEAVLAAAKEVANPIAFAILIIIVVFLPLFSLEGLEGKLFKPMAFNISFAMAGSLILTMTLIPVLAAIILRPKEGRDTPLVRAVKRRYVPLLAWSLAHRKIVLAGAAALLVASLVLYPFLGKEFMPQLREGAIMWRVTSIPSTSLEQSIEISKRIENALGEYPEVTTTIAMIGRAEKGETADVNYMEIYTGLVPPDERERSIAELTEAMRETLEEIVPTAVFAYTQPIQMRVEELISGVRATLAAKLYGEDLAELDRLSAEVLDVIAQVPGAADLSLEANLGKPQIRIEVDRGQLARYGMNADDVLTIVRTGIGNEPVSTLIDGVRRFDITARIDDASKTSVEAIRNIPLETATGAIVPLSRVARVSVAEGYSFIRREQLQRYAVIQMDVRGRDVDSFVQDANALIEEQVDLPPGYWIEWGGAFENQQRALTRLAVIVPVTVFFIFVLLYTAFNSIRYAALIIANVPFAIIGGVFALWITGQYLSVPSAIGFIAVFGVAMLNGIVLVAFINELRRRGLGVAEAVRVGAERRLRPVLMTASVAILGLIPMLWATGAGAETQRPLATVVVGGLVTSTALTLLLLPVIYEWIESGRSRGPTA